A genomic region of Candidatus Zixiibacteriota bacterium contains the following coding sequences:
- a CDS encoding CpaF family protein, translating into MNRKKKFNVDPLEHNDSQSRSKARDSFQELKSRLHAKLIARVDLTALQNLDPSSLIDQVREITELLIAEENLLLSPESRKQLILEIQNETLGLGPLEQFLADNDISDILVNTHKQIYIEKFGKLELTGTKFHDDNHLMLIIERILSRVGRRVDESSPMVDARLPDGSRVNAIIPPVALDGPSLSIRKFRTDILSMDDLQRGGSVAGPMIQFLKAAVACRLNILISGGTGAGKTTLLNILSGYISSGERIVTIEDSAELRLQKPHVIRLETRPPNIEGKGIVDQRALVRNALRMRPNRIIIGEVRGAEIYDMLQAMNTGHDGSLTTVHANGPRDVLLRLETLMLLSGVAIPIRAIRELISTSIDIVIQINRYSDGSRKVASVSEIVGMEHDTITMQEIFRFNKTGVGEFGETLGNFEATGIRPQSLIRIENSGIHLPPEMFKEMDH; encoded by the coding sequence CACAACGATAGTCAATCGAGGTCAAAAGCTCGAGACAGTTTCCAGGAACTCAAGTCAAGATTGCATGCGAAGCTAATAGCCCGAGTTGATTTGACCGCCCTCCAGAATTTGGATCCTTCCTCCCTGATAGACCAAGTTCGCGAGATCACCGAGTTGCTGATAGCTGAAGAGAATCTGCTCCTTAGTCCAGAAAGTCGCAAGCAGCTCATCCTTGAGATTCAGAATGAGACTCTTGGCCTCGGACCACTTGAGCAGTTCTTGGCCGACAATGACATCTCCGACATTTTAGTCAATACACACAAACAAATTTATATTGAGAAATTCGGTAAGTTGGAGTTGACAGGAACCAAGTTTCACGACGACAATCATCTCATGCTAATCATTGAACGTATCCTCTCACGGGTGGGCAGGCGTGTTGATGAATCCTCACCAATGGTCGATGCCCGCCTGCCTGACGGTTCCCGAGTCAATGCCATCATTCCTCCGGTTGCCCTGGATGGACCTTCGCTCTCAATCCGCAAGTTCCGGACCGATATTCTCAGCATGGATGATCTTCAGCGGGGAGGAAGCGTTGCTGGTCCCATGATTCAATTCTTGAAGGCCGCCGTTGCATGTCGTCTGAATATCCTGATCTCAGGAGGAACTGGAGCCGGTAAGACGACGTTGTTGAACATTCTCTCCGGCTATATCTCCTCTGGCGAGCGGATAGTTACGATTGAGGACTCAGCTGAGCTTAGGTTACAGAAACCCCACGTTATCAGATTGGAAACACGCCCTCCCAACATTGAGGGAAAGGGAATCGTAGATCAACGCGCTTTGGTGCGTAATGCTCTGCGAATGAGACCCAACCGCATTATCATCGGTGAAGTTCGCGGGGCAGAAATCTATGATATGCTTCAGGCCATGAATACCGGACACGACGGATCGCTAACGACTGTACATGCAAATGGTCCTCGCGATGTATTATTGCGGCTGGAAACCTTGATGCTTTTGTCAGGGGTCGCCATACCTATACGCGCTATACGTGAACTTATTAGCACATCTATTGATATTGTGATTCAGATTAATCGATATAGCGATGGGTCTCGTAAGGTGGCCAGTGTTTCTGAGATCGTTGGTATGGAACACGATACCATAACTATGCAGGAGATATTCCGGTTCAACAAGACCGGAGTAGGAGAGTTTGGGGAGACCCTTGGCAACTTCGAGGCAACCGGCATACGTCCTCAATCGTTGATTCGCATAGAAAATTCCGGTATACATTTACCCCCAGAGATGTTCAAGGAGATGGACCACTAG